The nucleotide sequence TTAACAGCAATGTAAatgcaacaacaaaataaaaacgaCAGGgtgaggaataaaaaaaaagaacaagagaacAGCTGAGAGCAGCAAAACTGTTAAACACTGATGACCTTAAAGCTGAGAGCAGAAGGCCTCTGCTCTGATAAGGCCATATCACAGATGGCTTGTCAGAAGACCATACTCTGATAACAGGAGGGTGGCCACAAGGTCACAGTGCATTGCTTATGCTATTCCCGTTCCTGCTGCCACAACGGGAAGGTAGAATGTAGCCGTGGAGATaagtaaacaaagaaaacacatggGAACCCTGCCTGAGAGTAACAAGAATTGGAGGGAGGCAACAGATCACAACATAGTAGTTCCTGATCATAGAAAAGCTGCCCGGAAAGCAGTTTGTCATCCCCAGTCCAGAGGAAGCCAAGAAACAGCAAGGACTCAGCAGTGGTAGGGGGGATTTGACAGGCAGCGTGCTGTTGCACACAAGTGATCCTGACTGCACCACTTCAACTCTTGCTGCTTGCCAGTATGCAAGTATGAGAAAACGCATGCATGAAGCATAACTGAAAATGAGCATGTGGGACCAAAtccattgtttctttttaaataaatattacctTCCAATACCTTCATGGGTCACACTGCACTGTTAAATTCCTACACCTTTAGGCACCCCACAGAAATCGAGGCCACTCGACCTGTTCCTCCAAGTGTCAATCTACTTCCAGATGAGAAATCTAGATGACAGATTGAGCAGTTGTTAGCTACTCAGACCAACAGTGACCTTTGTCAGTTTGTCAtaataaattttcattaaaagacaaacaaacaacagaacaaagcctttttttttttttttcaagtgctaTATATGAGAATGAGTAAATTTTTAAGGGGCGCTTCTGATAAAGCCAGGAAGGCTATATAATGAGGAGATAATAAGACACTAGGTCTGGCTAGAGATGGTGACAGGAGCCCATCGCTCCAAAATGCGGGCACCGACACAGCAGTCACCAACCCTGAAAGAGCGTTTCAACCAACTTTATTCAGCTCCTGCCAGTTACAGCCGCTTATTAACCATTCCCTGTGGTTAGATGCAAAACTTAAAAAAGTCTGTTAGCAGCAGACACCGGCCACAACCGGCGGGGCAGACTCGAGCGCAGCCAACGAAGCAGCGGCCGCCACCCAGAGggcgctgcctgcagcaccaccCTCAGCCGCTTCACTTCGCCTCCCTtcgccccgccccggccgccaTTACGGCCGATGTTACGGCCGCCATTACAGCCACCTCCCCGCAGTGACGTCACGGGGCGGGCCGCCATTTCGAATGGGCGCGGGGCGCCATGGGCATGGGGGAGCCGGCGGCTGAGGCGCGGCAGGGCGGTGACAAGGACAACGACAGTGACAAtaacggccccgccgccggcccgaGGCGCGTGGAGGTCCCCCGGCCGCCCTCCATCGAGGAGTTCACCATCGTGAAGCCCATCAGCCGCGGCGCCTTCGGGAAGGTGTACCTGGGCCGCAAGGCGGGCCGGCTGTACGCCGTCAAGGTGAGGGGGCGGCCTCGGGGCCCTCCTCAGCCCCAGAGCTGCTCGGCCCCTGCCCGCACACCGGCCAGGAATGTCGGTCTGCCGGAGCTGGCAAGGGGGCCCCGCTGAGGGCACGCCTGAAGAAGCCAGCCGTTGCGTTTTTAACGCGCGCAGGGCGGAAAAAACAGGCTTCTCAGTAGTAAAAACTTCGTTTTGCAGTCAAAGGTTTACAACCAGGCTCGTAGCACACAAAGCGAGTGTAAAACTGGGTGTTCTGCAGTTCAAAGCTATGCATGTCTACTTATATCATTTTATTATGAGTATTATGACCAGATAGCTTCTATGTGAAATCCTTTATTGCTGGTGCAATTAAGTTTATGGATTGGTTGCAGCTACACTATTTATTGTCTGCCAAATATTTGTAAAGCTAAGGTCAACTTTTTATAGGTGTAATTTGGTGCATTTTGTGCATGTCTTGGTATTTTTTGTATGAACTTTGATAATGATGGTAGCTGtggattcattttttttgtgatttgtgTTGGATGAAAAGTTCGATTACATTGATTTAGCATCTTACAAAATTTTATTATGAGCATTATGACTGAAAAACTTCAGTGTAAATCCTTTATCCATGTCGCATTGAAGCTTATGGATTACTCACAGCTACAAAATTTAATATATGTTAAATACCCATACAGTTAAGGTTAACACTTATGCAGAAGGTATTAAATTGCACTCAGGTCTTGCTGCTGTGTTATCAAATTCAATAACAGTGGTGATTGATGGCTGTGGACTCAACCTATAGTTTGTGTTGCATgtagaagagaaattaaattggCTTTACTATCACCATACATATCCAGTCCAAAGATGTTGGAGGTAGGTGAGCTTCCAATGAGTATGCAATGTATGCTTAAATACCTATCAACTGTGCTATTATGCCTCTTCTTTTTAAGATTTATATGGAGTGGGCATCAATATATAATGGAACAATTCCATACAGGAGCTGGAATCTAATTCACTGTTAAATTTGTTATTTCTTCATCATAAATTGTATACCTTTTTAAGAATtctcaagaaaacaaatgtttgttgGATGACTTGATTGTAAACTTTAAGTTCACTTGCTTTCTCTGTGAAGTTGGGAATGGGAGGCTATAGCAGCTGCTGTCTTGTGCTTGATACCAAGATAGAATGGCTGACTGTTGTACTCTGTTTTCAAGCCTTGGGTCAGTTATTGCATCCTCAGAAGAGATGGGAAGACTTGGTCAGCAATGCTATTTCTAAGTATTGGATACTTTTTCCAGGTTCTAAGTTGTATATGTTGCAGACAAGATGGGTAACTCAGGGCAGCTTAACTTCAGATACAAACTATTCACTAATTTTCTGGAGTATGCAGGCTTCCATTCATAATTTCCATTCAGACTGAATTAAAAGGAccaatgaaaaatgttctcTAATAACCTCAGTCTTAGAATTCTGTTATATGAAACTAcagctttttatatatatattatatatatatacatacatatacaagCTTGAAGTATAAAGATAAATGAATTGGAACTGCAGGTTGGCATAGGAAAATAATGTATTCATCtacttgatttcttttttttttttcccctctccaggTGATGAAAAAAGCAGACATGATCAATAAAAACATGGTTCACCAAGTCCAGGCAGAGAGGGATGCGTTAGCTCTTAGTAAAAGTCCTTTTGTTGTGCACTTATACTACTCACTTCAGTCAGCTAATAATGTGTATTTGGTGAGTGAATAAATGGTTGTGGTGTTCTGTGGTAGTGTTGAAAATAAAGTGCGGAACTATATTAATGTGTAAAAACAGGTTTGTGTATTCAGGCCTTGAGTATCACAgaagtgctttggaaattattttaaataattcaaaaatctTCTGGAAGTTAATCAAAAAgtttattacagaaattaagCTAGGCTATACTAATGTATATTGTCTTATCCAAGTAAAAAGCTTTGTGTGGGAACATGCAGTAAGCTACCACAGGGAagcttctgtgagcttctgcTCTTTGAAACAATACTTTCCTGGAGgtgaaagctattttttattttacttgcaaatttgaaatatattttaatgttacatttaaaatacttgaatgGCAGGTGATGGAGTACCTTATTGGTGGAGATGTCAAATCTCTTCTCCATATTTATGGATATTTTGATGAAGAAATGGCTGTGAAGTATATCTCTGAAGCAGCGTTGGCTCTCGACTATCTTCACAGACATGGAATAATCCACAGGTAAAACCTGCTTTTTGTTACATAAAAGGAATTGGTAGTTTGGgtttttcagttgtttgaaaataagaagtaaactatctttttcttttagtttaacaATGGTGGTTACTGTGGTTTACTATTTGTTGTTACTTTGAAGTAGAATGAATCATGAGTTTCATTGAATAAACGTAATTGCCATAATTACTCACTTACTGTATGGCCTTTATTTTGCTACTAAGGATGAACACATTCAGGATGcctgtatgttttatttatttgtgtttgttatGTAATATCATATATTTCTCATGCTATAAGTTGTGACATGCAGTCTGCTGTTCAGGCAGTATGGCATCGTTGGCATGCATTGCCAGTGATGGATTTCTGACTAAAGTCATGTTTTGATCCATCTTTTGTGTTAGGCAAGTATTGCTGTGCAAAACAGGGTAGTTATGCATTCAGACTGCTATTTCCTATTTATTGGAGGAAAAACTATTTATTGGTTATGAAGAGGTTATGATCCTTTTCAGGCAAACCACTGCAAAGCAGCTAGAACCAAATAGAAcatgtttggtttttgtttgttttgcaattgAGAGCTTAATGTCAGTGGAGTTTGTCTCCAGCTTTCCCTCAAACACGTACCAATAGCCCATTCTGTAGTAACAGCTACCTCATTTGCTAGAGTTTCCTGAAGCTTTTTGCACATGTACATTGCAGCAATGTCATAAAACaccaaaatacaaaacctaTCCACGTACATTATTAGACAAATATACActgctttccccttccctcccttccccagtgCAGTGCTGTATTaacacagctgtgctgcctgctaaggcccctttctctccctgtcGCACTTGAGCGCCTGCTAGTTCAGGAACCCTCTGGATGCTGCAAGCACATAACTGTAGGACAAAGGGACACTGACTGCTCTGATGCTCTCCTGGTAGTGACAATGTTCTGTGCTGCACTCGGTAGAGCTGCAGAGAACACGTGAACTCTTACCATGCTTGTTCTCATATGTAGGAGCTACACATTAGTAGATGTTGCTATGGTAGTCCTCATCAAGAGCACTTATTAAATCCTCCATATAGTGGAATGTGCAACTGATGTGACATGCATGGTGACGTTACAAGCCCCAAGACATTTGTCCAATATTTAGAGCCAGACTTTTTTAGCCGTTTTGGTGTATCCCTCCAACTGGAACTTTCTGTTGGCTGAGAGGCACCTTATTGCTGAGAATCAGCAATATTGCTGAGTGTTTTGGACTATGCGGTTTTGGTTGGGTGACTTCCATAATGTTGCCCAGTTGTCTTTTTGCTGACTGCAACTATATTCGTGTCTTCAGGGATCTGAAGCCAGACAATATGCTCATTTCTAATCAAGGCCACATAAAGCTGACAGATTTTGGGCTTTCCAGAGTTACTCTGAACAGAGGTAAGATTTATCCCTATCctattctttgtatttcttaGTGCTTTTTTTGGACACAATTCCATGTTCTTGAATGTTTTGCATCCTTGTAGCACACAGCTTTCAATTAAATAAGCCCAAACACTACACTAATACCTGATTTTTAGTAGGTAAGTACTGACAGAGTGCATGCTAGTAAAGAAACTGTTCTGTGCACTGCACTCTGAGgctaatttttattctttgggACAAAGGTGTGTGAAAAATGATCTGGAGCCATTTCTCTTAAGGGATATGGATTTCAAAGTTTCTATGAAATCCACTAAGAGAACTTGACTGAATGAGTAATTCTGGCTTTTTCTTGGTGTATCTTTACTTATTTCTGTCCTTCAATGCATGTTTCTCTGTCCTTGTGTATATTCATTTCCAAACTGAACTGGGACCTTACCCAAATAAAtggaaggagcaggaggagggtgAAGAAGTGAGCCTAGTCTAGCAGAAGATTGTAGATCGCTGCTTCAGCATCTGAACACGCTTTtttcaagcagcagaaaatagaGCTGAATAGTCAATGTGAACCTGACCTGCTTAATTTTTTCAAATCCATTTGTAGAGATAAACATGATAGATATCCTTACTACACCATCAATGGCAAAGCCAAAACATGACTACTCACGTACTCCAGGACAACTGTTGTCTCTTATCAGCTCTCTGGGTTTTGTAAGTAATTTTTACTGGTTTTGAAGTACTTTGTTATTCTATTTTCCTTATCTTAAATAGGAAGAGTAAGGTTATTATTATGCTTCTTCTGCCAACTGGTAGAATGATCTGTATATTTTTCAGTGCCTTGAAAATCTAGAGTGGTTACCTGGGACtatatttcaaaatgctgagTACCaattgtgatttaaaaataaaagttgggTAAATGGTCATGGCTAAGCTCCGTTGCGAATTTAATACAGAATGTATGAAGTTACACTCTCAATCTTGGATGCGTTGTTCCAGCTCCATTAACTTTTAAGTATGCTTCTTCCTGTTTGATAGTATAGTCCTGTTGGAATGAAAATGCCAATCAATCCCAATTCAAGTATTGCATCTGACAGTCTGCATGGAGTGGTTTCTCCCCTGTCTAtggtagaaaaggaaaatacccCTCTTTCAGCTAAACTATTCAAAACAGGTAAGTATACCAAATCTTGTACTGAGTAACGCTCTTTGCTATAAGGTGATCGGTCTTTTGGTTTTTAATCTTACGTGAATAGTGTGGACCCACTTGATAAAGGTGTGTTTCTAGTAGTCTTGTTGTCTACCGTTCCTCTAGTACTTAAGTACTGACACTTCTTCAGCTAAATTACTAGTGCCatcttttgattattttttaatgcacagCTATGTAATTCAAGATTTGTCATTAGGATTTTACACAAATTGCATCAGCTGTTTGTGTACTTCAATTGAAAGTGATTTAATATAGCAATATTAAAGCAATCTTGACATATTGTGAAGCTAGTTTATACAGTCTGTGTGTTTGGATCAAGGTTTGTGTGTATACCCACATCATTTAtctatatatactttttttctctcaaggTCTTGATACTTCTCCATTAACTCCTGTGATGCCAGTGAGAAGTTTAactcctgctctgcttcagtCAAGAAAAAGGTTTGGTACCTCCAGTGCCAGTAGTCAGTCACACACATACTTGTCAAGTGTGGAATCAGAATGCTACAGCAGCCCCAGGTGGGAGAAAGGTGTAGAGGTCAGGACTGTTTCATCTTACCACTACAAATTAAAACAGCTTGTACTTCTATATGCGGTATTGCATCTCTCTTCTACTTCCCCCGGTTACTTCAGATGCAGAGAAGTCTTCCTACTGGAGAAGGAATGCTGGTTGTAATCCTTGCTGAATGGGAGTTTGGGATCTATCTAGTGTTACTGTTTTTATCCCTAAACAAATAGTCCTGTGCAACATAACAGGCAAAGCAAATGCCATTTAGCCTCCTGTAAAGGGGTGAAATAAGGCTTTGGCTGGATGGCACTGGTTTAGCTCTATTTCCCATAAGTTAGGCAATGCTGGCAGCTCTGTCTCTCTGGAATCTGACTGTATGCCTCTAGTTTTATTATCTCAGCATGCAgactgaagaatttctttagaAGACAGAtcttggagaggaaaaaaaaatgcacaaaatgcTAGCTATCCTAGCACTAGTAATTACTAGTCATAGCTGAtgcaaaatcctttttcttattttaaactgttaatgaaattctgtaaaaacaaatatgagacctaaaggaaaatgttggtgTGTTATTTAGTCCCTTGCTGCAATTCCTATTTAGAGCATGCAAAACAAAGTATTATAAATTGTTTAAAGATAACTTTTCTAGCCATTTCTCAAGGCCTTGTTTCTAGTTTTGTTACCAAAATAGTAGTAATACTACATTTTCCCTTTGTCTCTAGAGTATAACGTGCTACAGGGCAGTCAGGGTAGTATGGTAGGGTTTTCTACtatggtgtggtggttttttttcctgtggcttaACATAAAATAGTCacaaataatacaattttaatcactatatttctttatctgtaggcttttaaaaacattgcattttcctttgtagtATAGtgagcttatttttttcttaaagtcaAATTATGAAAGCTGTTCCCTAGTCTAgttcttttagtttttttcaGATGTGGTGCGTATTGCTTTTTATCACTACTTATTCTTCATAACCACTAGTAATGTTTGCTAACTTGCTGTTCCTTACTGAAGTAGAAATAAGGTATTTTCAAGGACACATTTCTGtaatgctgtgattttttttttcttgatactCAAAACTTAATGTGCTCATTTGCAGCAAACTGAAGATGAACTACTTTCtacaaaaggcaaaacaagtGACAGCAAGTCAGATCTCCTTTCTAATATAGAATTGCTGAATAGCAAAGATACtaaaatttttaagaaaaaagaactggAGTCTGCTATTTCTCCCATCAGCAGCAATGATTctggcagcaggcagaagcTGGGAAGTGAGCGTTGTGATATAACAGATACTCCTGTGACCACACTGGATACGAAAGGCATAGtaagaaaatgtctttctgaaaataagatttgggaagaaaaactcAGTGCAAGTAGAAGAGAGATGACTAATGAAGCTGCAGAAACTTCCAGTTATCAACAGTCGCCTTTGTGCCTGAATGATCATATCAAACCTatcaaagaagaagaaatttttgaaaaacCAGGTGTGAAAAGAAGCTTTGAACTAGTTGACACTAGTCCTTGTCAGGAGCttaactacattaaaaaaagcaatgcagaatATAAACGTGGCTGTCAGATCTTCGAATTTCCAGCAAACAGAAGGACAGGTTTGACAACAGAAATTCAGTCTTTAATGCTTGGTGATGATGGGTGCCTGCAGGAGACCTGCAAAAGCAAGGAAGAAGTTCAGAGTTTCATTGGTGGgcagcaaagagcagaaaaatcagCCAATCTAATTATAGCCAAAAATCTTATGTGTGATCTGGATGCAAATCAtgaaaaggataaaaaggaGTACATGAACTCAAGTTTTTTATGCGCTGATGATGAAAAACCTTTGGGAATCCTGAGTGCAGATTCTGACTTATCCCTTCCTGAAATGTCTGTTACAGAAAGCCATttagaaaagcagcttttagaTTTGGATAGAAGTGTTAAAGACCTCTCCTTTGAGGAACCAAAAGCAGAAGGCATGCTAATAACATCACCTAACTCCCAAGATGCTTcagaaaatggagagaaagcAGATACTGTCCAGGACTGCAAGGTGTTAGATCTTGAACAGGGTAATCACCAAAAACACACTGAAGAAACTTACCCTGACACAGTATCTTCTCCTTCAGAAAAGATGATGGAAACACTGaatctcttcaaaaaaaatgctgttgtttttcGAAGTTACAATAGTCCAATTAACGTCTCCAATGTGTCTGAGCCGTGTAGCATGGCTTCCTTAGACATAATGGATCTTTCACCGGCTTGTAGTGGCTCCTATCCAACAGCTATTACACCGCTGCAGAGAGGAAGACCCTACAGAGTCTATCAGGTATACAAGGAGACACATAGAAACTTAGTGTGGGCATCACACGTTAGTGACCTGAGATTATTCCTTAAATTGTTAAttaaggaaaagttgaagtaGTCTGTCAAAGATCGCTTTTGCTGACGTGCTTTCTTTCGCTTATTGCACTTTTGTGGCTGAAGTTCTTATTTCTGTGAGAGCTTAGCAggaactgttttcttcctgtgccTCACCCCAAGGCAGTCTGTAAATGGTGTTTAGCTGCTAGTAATTGCTACTGTGCCTGCttcttttttcatccttttttcaTCAACAGTAAAACCTGTATGCAGGttatgaagtttttcttttgactCTGTTAATCCTATTAATAGCAAATAAATTGTCTTGCAATAAGTTAGAATCTCAGATGTGGGAAAGGTTAAAGTATGTATGTCAATCCTTATTTCCTGTTGTATTTTGCTATAGCTTTATAAAGCCTTTGGTTACTTAGGCTGATGTAGGATTTAAAGCCTTTGCCATCAAGTGTTTTAGCTGTTCTGTCAAACACGTTGAATGATTCTGTGTACGAAAAAGGGACATTCAGAATAGTATGTTTGGGAAAGACTCTTCTTCTGATGTCTAATTTGCTTGCTTCCGTTTTGGCGTAAAACTTTAATGTACTATCTTGTGTTCAGCTGGAGTCAGGGTAGTGTGCACTTCCTCTCCTGAGAAGCAGATGGCGTTACATAGTTCTCTAGCTTCAGACTTGAATAGAATGATACATTTTTTATACTTTCGTGATGCTTTTTGAAACAACATCGCTACTAAATgattacctttttttctgttttaatagtGGATTCTGTAGCCTGCCTGTATGGTATAGTATAACCAAAACTATACCAGATATATTAGAATTAAGGGAATAATGATGAATAGAGAATAAGAGTCTCTGTAAGATACTTTCACAGTCTCTCCAGGCCATAGTGGGTACCTGTCAGTGCAGTCAGCCTTACAGCTAAGAGAGTTTAGCTACTTGCTAGCCTGTGTATGTTTCTTCAGATTATGTCCCAAAATACTTTCAGAAGGTTTATGTAGCTTTAAACAGTCACTAAGTCTTTCATCAGCAGGCATTATGCATCCCATAGGTGTACAGGTTAAAGAATGAACAGCTCATTTAATGTAATTTGAGCCTTTCtaataggcaacaaattatGCATTATTTTACAGATCTATGAAATATTTGCTAAACTGTGCTAaaattggattttattttgactatattataaaaatatatttagtaaattattcattttcagaTTCAAAGTTAAGAGGACTTTAACTCTGAGACATTATTTGGGGATTTGACACTGGGAAAAGAACTTAGGGAAAAGTTTATTGCAGAATAGGCAATGTTTAATTTCTTATGCATGCTTCAGGATAGTTGAGGTAAAGAATTGGGGGCATGTTTCTCACACGCTTTCAGGGGATGTACGTTTTGTAACATGTTCTTGACTTTAAACTTAATTTTCGACTGTTGTAGCCATTACTAAACTTGAAGGTGGGAGTTGAAGTTTGGTTTGACATATGAAATTTTCTTGTTCCCTGATTTAAGACGCCTCTTCAGGGGGATGCTGGCACGCCGTTTAGGACCCCAAAGAGTGTTAGAAGAGGAGCTGCCCCAGTAGAAGGTGAACGCATCCTGGGGACCCCAGACTACTTGGCACCTGAGCTGCTTTTGACAAAGCCTCATGGTAAGACAAAAAATCCATGGATTttgtaaatacataaaaaggtAACATATCTAAAGACTTTTAGAAATGTAGAGCCCTGAACCTGTCAAGTAGGACAAGAgtgaattctttaaaaatacctaGTGCTTAGCTTCTGCCAATGCTGATGGCTGTTTGCCTCAGCagctcctttgttttttttcacatgacTGAAGGTTTGGACTATCTGGCACCTGATAATCTGATGTATTGGAAACTGTGCTTAGGCAGCCTGAAACCTTTATGTTGCTTAGGAATCACAGCTTGCTTGTTCTGACTATCCTTaaagattcattttaaaaaaatagtaaaatttaaTATGAAAGGATTAACCTTccaattattttcattgtattcaACATTATTGATTCTGAAGTGTTATGTGCATTCAGACAAGTGTATGAAGTTGAATTAAAATCAGTTATTCTTGAATTGAGTGACTTTGTGAAACTCTCAAGATTTCTAGCAGGTTCTTCCATAAAAGTGGACAGTAGTAGCCATTGAATATTTCCTGCAAAATActataagaaaatgaaataacgCAGTATTAAAGTGCACACATCTCTTTGGCTCTAATCTTGAGTTCCACCAAGATCAACAAAAAGTCTGAAATAACTTTTGAGTcactaacaacaaaaatactatGTATCCCTGAGTACACCTGTATTTTTGAGATGGAAACAAAATCTAATTATAAATAtgcttttagatattttttttgtatctatTTTATAAAGTTAATAGTCTTACGGAAATTATACTGATGTTAACTCAGACCTCCATTGAGGTCAACATTATCTGTAAAGCTTTGAGGTATGTAGCTAACACACATTAACTAAAACTCCATGAAAAGATTTAACAGACTCAACAAATTTGACTGTAACGAGAAGAAAATTACTAAACCCACGTGGTAGTTCTCGCTTCCCTTTAGGAATCCTGGTCACTTGGTAGGTATTAAAACTGGGTAGT is from Anser cygnoides isolate HZ-2024a breed goose chromosome 2, Taihu_goose_T2T_genome, whole genome shotgun sequence and encodes:
- the MASTL gene encoding serine/threonine-protein kinase greatwall isoform X1 is translated as MGMGEPAAEARQGGDKDNDSDNNGPAAGPRRVEVPRPPSIEEFTIVKPISRGAFGKVYLGRKAGRLYAVKVMKKADMINKNMVHQVQAERDALALSKSPFVVHLYYSLQSANNVYLVMEYLIGGDVKSLLHIYGYFDEEMAVKYISEAALALDYLHRHGIIHRDLKPDNMLISNQGHIKLTDFGLSRVTLNREINMIDILTTPSMAKPKHDYSRTPGQLLSLISSLGFYSPVGMKMPINPNSSIASDSLHGVVSPLSMVEKENTPLSAKLFKTGLDTSPLTPVMPVRSLTPALLQSRKRFGTSSASSQSHTYLSSVESECYSSPRWEKGVEQTEDELLSTKGKTSDSKSDLLSNIELLNSKDTKIFKKKELESAISPISSNDSGSRQKLGSERCDITDTPVTTLDTKGIVRKCLSENKIWEEKLSASRREMTNEAAETSSYQQSPLCLNDHIKPIKEEEIFEKPGVKRSFELVDTSPCQELNYIKKSNAEYKRGCQIFEFPANRRTGLTTEIQSLMLGDDGCLQETCKSKEEVQSFIGGQQRAEKSANLIIAKNLMCDLDANHEKDKKEYMNSSFLCADDEKPLGILSADSDLSLPEMSVTESHLEKQLLDLDRSVKDLSFEEPKAEGMLITSPNSQDASENGEKADTVQDCKVLDLEQGNHQKHTEETYPDTVSSPSEKMMETLNLFKKNAVVFRSYNSPINVSNVSEPCSMASLDIMDLSPACSGSYPTAITPLQRGRPYRVYQTPLQGDAGTPFRTPKSVRRGAAPVEGERILGTPDYLAPELLLTKPHGTLISGAAVDWWALGVCLFEFLTGIPPFNDETPTQVFQNILKRDIPWPEGEEKLSDNAQNAIDILLTIDSTKRAGLKELKHHPLFHGIDWDNLQNQTMPFIPQPDDETDTSYFEARNNAQHLTVSGFSL
- the MASTL gene encoding serine/threonine-protein kinase greatwall isoform X2, translating into MGMGEPAAEARQGGDKDNDSDNNGPAAGPRRVEVPRPPSIEEFTIVKPISRGAFGKVYLGRKAGRLYAVKVMKKADMINKNMVHQVQAERDALALSKSPFVVHLYYSLQSANNVYLVMEYLIGGDVKSLLHIYGYFDEEMAVKYISEAALALDYLHRHGIIHRDLKPDNMLISNQGHIKLTDFGLSRVTLNREINMIDILTTPSMAKPKHDYSRTPGQLLSLISSLGFYSPVGMKMPINPNSSIASDSLHGVVSPLSMVEKENTPLSAKLFKTGLDTSPLTPVMPVRSLTPALLQSRKRFGTSSASSQSHTYLSSVESECYSSPRWEKGVEQTEDELLSTKGKTSDSKSDLLSNIELLNSKDTKIFKKKELESAISPISSNDSGSRQKLGSERCDITDTPVTTLDTKGIVRKCLSENKIWEEKLSASRREMTNEAAETSSYQQSPLCLNDHIKPIKEEEIFEKPGVKRSFELVDTSPCQELNYIKKSNAEYKRGCQIFEFPANRRTGLTTEIQSLMLGDDGCLQETCKSKEEVQSFIGGQQRAEKSANLIIAKNLMCDLDANHEKDKKEYMNSSFLCADDEKPLGILSADSDLSLPEMSVTESHLEKQLLDLDRSVKDLSFEEPKAEGMLITSPNSQDASENGEKADTVQDCKVLDLEQGNHQKHTEETYPDTVSSPSEKMMETLNLFKKNAVVFRSYNSPINVSNVSEPCSMASLDIMDLSPACSGSYPTAITPLQRGRPYRVYQTPLQGDAGTPFRTPKSVRRGAAPVEGERILGTPDYLAPELLLTKPHGAAVDWWALGVCLFEFLTGIPPFNDETPTQVFQNILKRDIPWPEGEEKLSDNAQNAIDILLTIDSTKRAGLKELKHHPLFHGIDWDNLQNQTMPFIPQPDDETDTSYFEARNNAQHLTVSGFSL
- the MASTL gene encoding serine/threonine-protein kinase greatwall isoform X3 yields the protein MLEVMKKADMINKNMVHQVQAERDALALSKSPFVVHLYYSLQSANNVYLVMEYLIGGDVKSLLHIYGYFDEEMAVKYISEAALALDYLHRHGIIHRDLKPDNMLISNQGHIKLTDFGLSRVTLNREINMIDILTTPSMAKPKHDYSRTPGQLLSLISSLGFYSPVGMKMPINPNSSIASDSLHGVVSPLSMVEKENTPLSAKLFKTGLDTSPLTPVMPVRSLTPALLQSRKRFGTSSASSQSHTYLSSVESECYSSPRWEKGVEQTEDELLSTKGKTSDSKSDLLSNIELLNSKDTKIFKKKELESAISPISSNDSGSRQKLGSERCDITDTPVTTLDTKGIVRKCLSENKIWEEKLSASRREMTNEAAETSSYQQSPLCLNDHIKPIKEEEIFEKPGVKRSFELVDTSPCQELNYIKKSNAEYKRGCQIFEFPANRRTGLTTEIQSLMLGDDGCLQETCKSKEEVQSFIGGQQRAEKSANLIIAKNLMCDLDANHEKDKKEYMNSSFLCADDEKPLGILSADSDLSLPEMSVTESHLEKQLLDLDRSVKDLSFEEPKAEGMLITSPNSQDASENGEKADTVQDCKVLDLEQGNHQKHTEETYPDTVSSPSEKMMETLNLFKKNAVVFRSYNSPINVSNVSEPCSMASLDIMDLSPACSGSYPTAITPLQRGRPYRVYQTPLQGDAGTPFRTPKSVRRGAAPVEGERILGTPDYLAPELLLTKPHGTLISGAAVDWWALGVCLFEFLTGIPPFNDETPTQVFQNILKRDIPWPEGEEKLSDNAQNAIDILLTIDSTKRAGLKELKHHPLFHGIDWDNLQNQTMPFIPQPDDETDTSYFEARNNAQHLTVSGFSL